The window AAAATCTGATTATTTACTGCATTTAAAGTTTCACTCCGCACATTTGACATACTCCCACTGGCATCAAGGATTAACTGATAATAGGTTTTCGATTTCATCTTTTCTTTTTTGATGAAACAAAGGTAGGGTCACCCGGCCGTGGTAGCTAATTTCGACAAGCTTGTTGGGGATCTACCTATTCACTTTTAGAGACACTCCATTACTGAAAGAAAAACAAACGGAAGCAGGTCGAACTAAAGGTAAAGCTATTCCGCTGTTGAATCAGAAAAGAGCGGTTAATTTTATCCCTGATCATGAACATTCTCGAAATCCAACTCTTAACCTCCCTGAAGTTCAAAGCCCGAAAAAATCTCTGCCATTAAACTTTTCGTTTCCCCTCTTATCCATACAACTTCATTGTCCGTTTTACATAGGTACTCATCCCCATCCAAAAATAGTTTTTATACTCGTACGGATCAAATCGATAACCTAACCATTCATCGTACTCTCTGATTTCCGCTTTTTTCTTGCTCAGGATGGCCTGTTTAAGAATACTATATCCGGGAGGTCCACCCACATCTTCCGGCGGACAAGCCATAGCTCCCGCCAGACAACGGGGGTAAGTCCATGTAGATTCGGTTTGGGTATACCCTCTCAAAATCACCTCGTGTTCCCAGTAATCCCCAAAATCATACACATACCGAATTGAATCCCCTTCGGCAAGTAAAAAATCGGTCAGCTTCACCTTCTTTGCATCCAACAATAACTCTTCTTCATCTATATCAAAATCCGGACAACCATACAACTCCTTTTTTCCGTCCTTCATTACTTCAAACTGAAACAAATGACTTGACTGCCATTTCATCGCCACTTGAATGACGGCATGCAGTTCCAATAAACTCATTCGGGGTGCCACCTCTACCAAACGCCATACAGTGGGAGTGGTGTGCAGCAATTTAATTTCGAGGATGAAGAGGTTGGGTGCGGACATGGGTTGAGGAGTGAATGAGCCGTTGTTTATTGATTTCGGAATGTAAATTGAAAGTGAAAATAGACAAAATCAGAATTAAGTTGATTTCAAAATTCGTTGGAATATTCAATTCTAAGAATAGTCTGTCCACTTCCATCAAAATCTTTTTTGGTGGATCTTTCTATCATTGAATCCGCACATAAATATTCATGTATAGTGAAGAGCATATTTTAACATCATAAAAACGTCACGGGGCATTGCAATAAAGACCATTTGAAGAAATGCCCTTTCTAATTCTGCCAGTTGATCTATTTAAAAAGGCTAAAATACGATACAATCCCTACCTTTGTCTTTATTTGAATTTCACAACTATGGTAAAACTGAGCATACATGATTTCTACAAGGACATTCTTGGCGAAAATGCAAGTCAACTGGATTACTTTTTTGAAAATCAAAGCACCAATGATCTGGGGCATTTCAATGTTTTTGATATTGCTAAATTCTATTATAGCAACAAGCAAAAGCCGGCGATGTCGTACAATAGAAGATTGTACTATAAGATTAGTCTGATAAAGGGGCATAATGTGGTAGAGTATGCAGATAAAACTGTTCAAATAGAAAAGCAGGGGATTTTGTTTGCAACACCGAAGATTCCCTATCGGTATACACCACAA of the Bacteroidota bacterium genome contains:
- a CDS encoding plasmid pRiA4b ORF-3 family protein, which produces MSAPNLFILEIKLLHTTPTVWRLVEVAPRMSLLELHAVIQVAMKWQSSHLFQFEVMKDGKKELYGCPDFDIDEEELLLDAKKVKLTDFLLAEGDSIRYVYDFGDYWEHEVILRGYTQTESTWTYPRCLAGAMACPPEDVGGPPGYSILKQAILSKKKAEIREYDEWLGYRFDPYEYKNYFWMGMSTYVKRTMKLYG